Genomic window (Candidatus Nitrosocosmicus franklandus):
TATAATCATGTATCTTCACTGTCATGAATGAAAAAAAGAACAAATTAAAACCTAATTCCTTGATAAAGGAAAGTAGCCCTTACTTATTACAACATGCTTATAATCCTGTCAATTGGTTTGCTTGGAATGATGAAGCCCTCAATTTAGCAAGAAGAGAAGATAAACCAATCTTTCTCAGTATCGGGTATAGCTCTTGCCACTGGTGCCACGTTATGGCACATGAGTCATTTGAAGATAACGAAATTGCAAAAATCATGAATGAAAAATTCATTAATATCAAGGTGGATAGAGAAGAAAGACCAGACATAGATGACATTTATCAAAGAGCATGTCAGCTGGTTACTGGTAATGGGGGTTGGCCTTTATCCGTATTTTTGACTCCAGATCTTAAACCGTTTTACGTGGGGACATACTTTCCAAAAGAGAGCAGATATGGAATACCAGGGTTTAAAGAAATCCTCAATCAACTTTCACAAGCGTATTTATTAAAAAAAGATGACATAAATAAAACAGCTGCAGAGTTTGTACAAGCATTAGTGGATACCTCAAAAGATATCAAACATAGTAATAATAACAAAATGGAAATTGATAAAACAGTACTCGACGAATCCGCACTAAATCTATTACAAATGGCAGACTTTGTTAATGGGGGTTTTGGTATTTCCCCCAAGTTCCCTAATGTATCGAATTTGATCTTTTTGTTAAGATATTATCATATTTCAGGAATAGAAAAATTCAAAGAATTTGTTTTATTGACATGTGATAAGATAATCTTTGGAGGAATACATGACCACTTAGGTGGAGGATTCTCCAGATACTCGACCGATCAAAAATGGTTGGTACCTCATTTTGAAAAGATGCTGTATGACAACGCACTATTGGTCATCCTATTTTGTGAAATGTATCAAATTTCTAAAGATGACATATTTAGAGATACGGTGGAAAAAACACTAGACTACATATTACGGGAGCTTACCAATGATCAAGGAGTCTTTTATTCAGCAGAAGACGCAGATTCTGAAGGCGAGGAAGGAAAATTTTATGTTTGGTCAAAGAAAGAAATCATATCAGAAATCAACATTCCACTGCATCAAGATATATTTTGCGAATACTTTGGTATAACTGAAACCGGGAATTTTGAAGGAAAAAACATACTAAGTGTGAAATATTCAATCGATCAGTTATCAAAAAAATATGGCTTAGATGTAAAAGAAATCAAAAGCATAATAGATACATACTCAACTAGACTATTTAATATTAGAGAGAAAAGAATAAGACCTCAAAAAGATGACAAGACAATACTATCATGGAATGCATTAGCCATTTCTGCATTTGTTAAAGGTTACAAAATAACAGGAAAGCAAAAATATCTAGAAGCTGCTTTAAATGCAGTAGAATTCATAGAGAAAAAATTAAAATCAACGGAAGGATACCTATATAGAATTTATAAGAAAGGCGAGGTCAAAATACTCGCTTATTTGGATGATTATTCTTTTTATATTAACGCCTTATTGGACATCGTTGAGGTAAGGACAGATTCAAAGTACATAGATTCGGCTTGTCGTTATGTGGATTTGGCATTAAAACATTTCTGGGATATAGAAGATAATAACTTTAATTATACTTCTAATATGCATGAATCTCTTCTTATTCGAACAAAGATGTTATACGATCTCGCAGTACCGAGTGGAAATTCTGTATTTGTATCGAATTTGATTCGTTTGTATCATATAAAAGGAAAGACGGACTATTTAGATAAAGCTGAAAAAATGATAAAGGGGTCGATTTCCTCGGCAATTGAAAATCCATTTGGATTTGGTTGGTTGCTATCATCCATCTATTTGTATATCAAGAAACCAATAGAAATAACAATTTTTTCTAAAGATAGTAAATATTCAAAGTTGACTGATGAAATAAATAAAATGTTTATTCCAAATGGTATAATTTCAGTTTTGTATGAAGGAAATACTTCACAGGATCTTTACAAATTTAGCCTATTCAAAGATAAGATACAGATCAATAAAAAACCAAATAGTGATTTTGTATTAATATGTAAAGATTTTACTTGTACTCCCCCAATAACAGACCTAGAAGAAATAAAGAAGATTTTGAATTCAAATTCCTAAAGGAAAGAATTAAATAAATTTTTTGCAGCTATATCACATTGTTGAACTCTGTTCAAGTAAAATTTTTTTTTATTGTCGGGTTTAGTTTAGTTCTACTCCCAATAATTAATGTAAATGCATTTGGTCAATTGAACCAAACATCAGATAACTTTGATCAAGCAAAATCATCTAGTGATGAGGCGCTATCATTGATTGATTCTTTGAAAGGATCGTCTCTACTTGATTCAGTAGTAGAGGACATGAAAAATATTTCCTATCCAACAGCGAATCAAACAATCAACAATGGAAACAATAGCTCTCAGCCATTAGAAAATACGTTAAATTTTCTGATATCCAATAGTACTGCTGCAATTGATCCTCTACCTTCCAATAATACAACCATAATACCAGACGCTATCAACAAAAATACTACAGCTGATGGATATAGTCTAAATAACATACAACCTATTATGGTCCTGCCTTATCCTATGACTATTTCTTCAAAAGACATTATTCCATTATATAGTTCAATACCACTAAAGATCGCCAATGGCAATATTCTGGCAAAACTTCCATGTAATTCAACCAGCTCAATATTACAAATTGCTGGCAGCACCTCGGATGGCAAATTATTTCCAATACAACTAAATCTTTTGCCAAATTTAACTGGAACGGGAAGTATGTGTATGTACCAGTCAGTGATTCCAGATGACTTATCGAACAGACTATATTCAAACACATTGACCAACATCTACCTCTATAATCCTTTGGAATACCCGCTTGAAGTACCAACTACAACCTCCATTTTTATTGGAATACACAAGCTAATAGAGTGAAATACCTCCTCTCCCTCTATCTAAATCGAATACATAATTCCGCCTGAAACTATAGGTATAGAGTCTAAGTTTGAAAGTTCCTTGATACGAGCAATAATTGCATTGAACCAGAGACTATCTATACCTTGGCTCCAAATTGTTATTTTCTTATAGTCTCTTTCTTTGCCTTCATGAAAATAACCTTTACAATCCTCGACCGTCATATTATTATATTTCTGACTTATTTCCTCGACAGCTAATTTCGCTTCTGCTGGTAAGTATAAAATAGTTAATGTTGGATATGGAATGGTGTCTGTAGAAGTAGAAGATGATGACGCATCATTAGCCATGGTTATATTGTATTTTAGACTTATATGATGATTTCGTTATAAAAGTTTGAAAAACAAAAGATTGAAATCGGAAATTCATAAAGGCTATATGTTAATTACTTTATTGTAACTGTATGAAGGCCGATCAATTTACAAAAAATATACTTGATTTAAATACTAATATATTATTCATCGGGATTGTTGAAAAATCCGGACATTTAAATATCAGTAGTCAAAGGGAGGCATTAGATAAATATTTAAAAGGAAGAAATGCCGAATTGATTATTTCTGAATCCGCATATGCAGTTGATTTGAGAAAAGGTTTTTCATCACCATTTGGAAACTTAACTTCCATTTGCTACGAGTATAGTTCACTTAGAATCTTAATAATACCAGTGAAAGATCACACTTTGTTCTTGTTGCTCAACAAGGATGTAAATACAAGTGATCTAATACAACAGATCTATAGGATTATTAATTCTACAAAAGAACTTGATCTATACTCTTAAAGAAATGTATGATTCATGGTCCAATAAAATGATATTAACGTCAAAATCGACATTATTTTTGACTTTTAAGCTGTGACCAGAAATCCAACAATCTAAAGTATGAAGAAGTTGCTTCTTTCATGGTTTGAAGATAGGCTTCACGTATTTGTTCCCATAACAAGTAATAATCAAAAACGTTACCTGAATGTGATGTGATGTCAGTTTGATCCTCTTCCTTCTTGTCTATCTCCCTCTCAATAAGATTTGAAGTAATCTTTTCTTCTGCTTCTCTTTTGGCCTTTTCTTCTGCTTCTCTTTTGGCCTTTTCTTCTGCTTCTCTTTTGGCCTTTTCTTCTGCTTCTCTTTTGGCCTTTTCTTCTGCTTCTCTTTTGGCCTTTTCTTCTGCTTCTCTTTTGGCCTTTTCTTCTGCTTCTCTTTTGGCCTTTTCTTCTGCTTCTCTTTTTGGCCTTTTCTTCTGCTTCTCTTTTGGCCTTTTCTTCTGCTTCTCTTTTGGCCTTTTCTTCTGCTTCTCTTTTGGCCTTTTCTTCTGCTTCTCTTTTGGCCTTTTCTTCTGCTTCTCTTTTGGCCTTTTCTTCTGCTTCTCTTTTGGCCTTTTCTTCTGCTTCTCTTTTGGCCTTTTCTTCTGCTTCTTTGTTGGGTATTACATATCCTTTAGGAAGTGTCATAATTGAATTGATATGTATAAAGATTAATGTTTTTCTAAGATTCTATAAAAGATCAATCGCATTTAATTAGAGACAATATTGAATCAAAATTTTCCCTGCACTTTTCTTTTTTATATATGGTTAAAAGACTTTGAAGTTCAGATCGCATATTAGTATTATTATAAATTGTTTTTACTTGTTCTGCTATAGGACCCCTGAAAAACAAACCTTGTATTGCAGAAGTCACATTGTTGACTTTCCTGTTCCTACTAGCGCTTTCAAAATCAACTATTGTGCATTTTGAACCATCGTGAGAAATTATAACGTGATTATCTAGTTTGTTTAATTGACCATGATCAATACCCATCACATCCAATTTGAAACACTGGTTTAAAATATCAAGGATAACACGTCTCACGAGGTCTAATTTTGTTATAGAAGAGAAGAACCATTTTCTGGCAGACAAGCCTTCAATACATTCCATCAATAACATATTTTTCGTATGCAAATAAGCACTTGGACCAATATTATGTAGATTGACATATTTATAAAAATTAAATTCATTTTCCATTGCAATTCTACATGAATCGGTTCTTTTAATCTTGACTGCCATTGTATTATTTTTAAAGTCACGAACTTTTAGAACTAAGCCTTCATTACCTTTCCCTAATATGTTAATAGAATTTAAAACAGTAGGTCCTTCCAAGATCACAAATTTTATGTTTAATGAGCGAAGCTCATTTATTCTATCTCGATATTCAACAGAATCAAATTTGGGATAACACAATAGATCAGCTAACTTGTATGATGACAATAGAACTTTATTAGAAAAGCCTGTCATCTGTGGTTATCAATTCAGAAATGGTATTACTTACATGGAGATCAAGTTTGGGATGTTGATTTAAAAGATATATATTTTGAGAACCCAAAAAATCGGTTTTCAACCCCTTTGGAATTCCTATCAAGTTTGGACTGTTCTCAAAAACGTACTTGAGATATTCCTTTATATTAGTATGGTCTCTAAAAAGAATACATTTAGTTATAGAATTATTATCAATCCACTTCAATGGAGATTTTTCGTTAGCCTCGGCAAATTTTTCAACATCATTGATTCTAAGAATTTCGGGACCAACTTTAAGAGATAAGGAAGAAATCGTCGTTGATTCAAGTAACAGTGCTATGACACAATGATTTTCTTTATCATTAACACTGCAGATAGATCTAAAAATTTTAAAACCGTAAGACTCTGAAAATCCGATAATAGATTTAGTTAGTTTTTTAAGCTGTCCCCAGATAACATCGGATGGCCTATTTGTATATGTAAATTCGATAACAAGAATAAAAGACGATAATAAATTTTTAAGATTGTTCTGAACAGCAAAGATATTTTGAGAAGTAAAATATTTTTCACTAGGATTAGATAAGAATCTTCTTGAAGCTTGAATCATGATTGCAACGGAACGAGCTGAAATTGCACTACCAAGATTTCTATTTTGATCAATTGGGTCTAGAATTATAGCAAAACTGTTATGGTTTACATTAGTCCTTTCTAGTGAAACTGTGTTTTCATTGATACTTATAATCATCTTGTTACTAAATTTTTTAGAAAAAAATTCGAGAGTTGACAAGAACGATCCGAATTTTGAGATCAATACTTCACAGACATATCCGCTAAATCCCTCAACAGAAATTTCGGCACCGTAGATCTTTAAGGCTTTTAAAAATCGCTTAAGCACTCTTACTTGATTTTTCTGTTGCTGATTTAAATGATTAATCATGTAAGAAGTGTGAAAGGGAGAACGATCTGCAGCACTTTTCCATTTACCAAAAGGGACGTCAAAGCAAGGTACAATATTTACTTTTATCCCTTCTATAACCGCTTCAACATAAGGATGATCGGCATATCGAAGATATGGAGAATACTCTGTTAAAGACTGCATCCCTATCTGCTTTCCAAGGGTTTCAAAATGATCATAGTCCAATTCATATCGAAATTTAAGAAAGATATCTATATCGGTCTCATTTTTGAGCCATGTACCCTTTGCAAATGAACCACCGAAGACGATATCTGTAATATATTGTTCTAGATTATGTTCCAAAATATATGAATCAAGTTTTTTCCTTACACTGTTAGCGCAATCTATTAAACGCTCCTCCTCATCTGTGGAAGGAACACTATCTATTAATATTCGTTCAATTAAGCTATGTATGTTCATACTCTTCATCTCTTTAAACTGCATTGATGGTTAGTAAGTCAGAATATATTGATCCCTGGGGTGCAAGAACACTTTTCTTTAGCTTAACATGTTTTACCTCCTCCATATGAGAAACATTTAGAAGATTGGGATTAAAGGACCCTAAAGTGTTAAATTGGTGTTTTGGACGAAAAATGGTAAGATGAGGAACAAAATCAGTTTTCTTGTTTGATAGATTGTTTTGTGATTTATTCTCGAATTCGTTGATTCCGTCTAACAATTTTGTTATAGTATCATAAAGGATATTTAATTTATCAGTACTTTGTTTGTCCAATCCTAGCCATATGACCCGAGGATTGGACAAATTTGGAAAACAGCCAGCGTTAGTAAATCTTATCTCGAATGGTTCAAACTTTAAATTCCTTAGGTTTTCAGCTATTTTTTTAATTTCAGAATCACTGATCTCGCCTAAAAATTTTAAAGTAAGATGAAGATTACCTTTAGCGATTGGTCTCATACTAAATTTATCAGATTCACTCTGCTTCAAAATCATATTTTGATAGTGAACTATTTTTTCCACGCCAAGAATATCTATCGCAATAAAGGTTCGCATAATACAACTAGACGAAACTCTAAATATATTAATTCGCAAACCTGTAAAACGAACCAAAAGATAAATTACAAAAAGTTCACAGATGTAGTGTTGGTCAGTTCAAATCAATTAGTTATTTGTTTAACTGGTATGCCGGGTGCAGGAAAATCAACAGTAGCCAGATTTCTTCAAGAATTTGGATTTCATTCCATCACAATGGGAGATGTTATAAGAGAAAAGGCAATCGAGAATAACCTGCCTTTAGATGATTATAATTTAGGGGAATTGATGAAAAATTTTAGAAAGACACATGGAAATGATATTGTTGCAAAGCTAACAGTCGAAAAAATTACTAATTTAGAGAATTCAGAATTCATAGTTGTCGACGGAATTAGAAGCTATGATGAATTCATAGTATTGAAGAGTATTGGTCATGTAAAATTATTATCTATACATGCTTCCCCTGATATCAGATATAATCACATAAGACAGCGAGACAGATCGGATACCCCATCCAACCATGAAAATTTTCTTCAAAGAGATGAAAGAGAAATGAGTGTGGGGATTAGTAGAGCTATAGCTTTGGCAGATGAATCAATTTCAAATAACAACATAACTGTCAATGAGCTCAAAGAACATGTTGAAAGCATCGTTAAAAAATGGATTGACGAATACAAGAACAGCAAACAAGAAAACAATATTACCATACACTAGATTAGAAATGGAGAATAATCGTATCAAGGTTACAATTGTAGCTTCGGTGAATTCGACTGAAGATAGACAAAAGGTAATTTTTGCACTCAACAATATTTTTCCTAATTCAGAATTGATAGAAAAGAAGAATAATATATCTACAAAAATGGATGATTTGAGGGTTTTAGAAAAAATTAAGGAAAAAATAAGATCTAAAAAATCATTGGCCGTATTACAAAGAATACTTCACAATAATTACCACATGGGAAACACATGGTTCTTAATAAACAAACAGGCAGCATTTGTAGATAATGTTGCAATAATAGAAAATGAAGATGAATCCCCATTAGGACCAATAAAAATATCTATAAATGGATGCAATCTTGAACAAATCAAAGAATGGTTCGAACGTTAAGTAATGATAAATAATTGATACCCTATTCTGCTGACAGATCCCAATAATTTGCATCTTTGAATTCTGTTTTGGGTTTTCCAAGCGATTTCCATTCCTTAAATGACTTTGGATAAAGTTTTACATTGGAAATACCTGCAGCCTTTAGAGCGAAAAAAGTCAATCCAGACAATGTTCCAACGCTTCCACAGTATGTTATGATTTCATGATTTGAATCGATGCCTCTATTTTCTATAAATCGCTTAAGTTCTGATGGACTTCTCAAAATGGAATTCTCAGAACGTAGCATAGTATAAGGGATGTTCTTTGAATTTGGAATGTGTTCTGTCAGGAAATTCAACCTTTCTCTTGAATCAATTATAATTTTGTTTTTATCATTTTGAGCATTTTCTATATATGCGGCATCCGCATATATAGAATAATCAATATTCATGGAATGCGATGCTTTAGGATATTTATTTGATTTCCTCTCTATTTCTAATCCTAGTTTCTTCCAATTATCATAAGTTACCTCTAATAGGGCTACGTTACTATGTCCTACAAACTTGAACGACCATGCTACTCTTGAGGCTAAAGCCCCAAAAGTATCATCATATACAACTACAGGGGTATCATCCGATATTCCAAGATTATTAAGAATTTTGACTATAGAGTCAGGATCATCGTTAGATAATAATTCAGCCAAAGGTAACGAGACAGCAGTTTTTATATGACCTTTCTTATACTCCTCTTTTTTCCTCACATCTACAACTCTAACTTTATTTTTTTTTATGAGAGTCCTTAGCGTGTCAATATCACAAATATAATCAAGCGCAAGTAACGAAGACTTGCTTTTTTCACGTTTATTTAAAAGCTTGGTTTTACTATTTCTTTGCTTGAAAGATTCATTCAAGCTGCACATTCGCCTCGTGCTGTCTTGGCTACAAAATTAGTATCGTTTCCATAGTCCTTGTAAAAGTCAGGAGCCGATGTAAGGGCAGGTAATTCAATTATGGGTAAAAGTATTTTTTTCATATCTTCAAGATTCTTAACTTCGCCAGTCCCATTTCCAATGGAAATTCTATGAATCCATTCATTTAGTTTCTCACCACTTGTCCTTTCCTTCTTGAATGTATCAATTATTTTAAGAATAACATCTATTACCTTTTTAGCTGGTACTCGCATTACAGCCTTGCCTAATTCGCCATTTTCTCCAGTGCTTCCATCAAAAAGCATGGTATAGATAGGAACCATTGAAGTTGCAATTCGAGATGCACCACCATAAAAGCCAATTGTAGCTACCTCATGTTGTCCACATGAATTAGGACATCCACTAACTTTAATAGTTGAACCCACAAAGGCTTTTTCCTTATCAATATTTAGTTCTAGAAACTTGCTTTGAATTTCTTTTGCCAATCTATGAGAATTTGTGATAGCAAGATTACAAGATGTAGTTCCAGAGCAACCCACTGTAGATACAATTGTAGTTGCACCTGGATTTCCTAATCCACTACTAGATAACTTCATAAAGACTTTAGGTAATTGATCTGCTTTTATATATCTAATTAAAAAGTTTTGTTGAGGAGTATTACGTGCTTTCTTTTCTAATGAAAATTCTCGAATACACTCTGCAAGAACGCGTAATTGGTTAGACGTAATATCGCCAGCTCCTAAGGAAATGTACACGCTAAACATACCAGGTTGTTTCTGGGCAACAACATTTGTATGAAGCCATCTAGTGTATGGATCATTATCTGACTCAGAGGTTATGACAGGTAATTTCCTTTTTTTACCGATTGTTGAAATAGGTATTGTGGAAGGATTTGTTGCAGCTGTCTCAGATGCCTTCAAAAAGTCCTCAAAAGTACTTTTTGTAGGAATTGATATTGTAGCCTCAACCAATGTTCGTTCTTTTAGTAATAATTCTTGGAATTTTTCCCACCCAATTTCACTAACCAAATAACGCATTCTATTTCTGGCTAGATTTTCTCTATTACCTAACCTATCATATAGACGTATGGTAGCTATAGATGTGGACAGCAACCTTGACTCAGGGGTAAATTCTTCTAACAAATGACCAATAAATGAAGCAGCACCCAAGCCTCCACCCAAATAAACACGAAAACCTCTTACTCCATCTCGGACGGTTGGAACTAAACCGACATCTGCAATACGTACATAACCATGTTCGGAACAACATGAAAAATTGAATTTAAATTTCCTTGGCAGATTTTGACAAATAGGATTTCGCAAAAAAAATCTTGCAATTGCTTTAGCATAAGGGGTAGTATCAAATGGTTCATTAGGACACACCCCTGCAAAATGGCTGCACATTACGTTTCTAATAGTATTACCACATGCTTCTCGAGAGGTAAGTCCAACTTCAGCCAAACCTCGAAAAACTTCACTAACATCTTCCAACTGAACCCAATGTAATTGTATATTCTGTCTAGTAGATACATGAGCTGATCCAATGGAAAAAGACTCTGACAGATTGGCGATCTTTTCGAGTTGGTTAGGCGTGATTTCTCCACCAGGAACCTTTATTCGAATCATACTAAATTCGCTATTTAGTCTGGAGCCATAAGTACCATTTTGAAGTCTAAAACGTCTAAATTCATCTGCATTCAATTTATCTTGGCGATAAAGTTTCACTTTATTAGCAAAATATTCAGATTCTTCTGCTAAGCCCCATTTTTCATTAGTAT
Coding sequences:
- a CDS encoding thioredoxin domain-containing protein, with product MNEKKNKLKPNSLIKESSPYLLQHAYNPVNWFAWNDEALNLARREDKPIFLSIGYSSCHWCHVMAHESFEDNEIAKIMNEKFINIKVDREERPDIDDIYQRACQLVTGNGGWPLSVFLTPDLKPFYVGTYFPKESRYGIPGFKEILNQLSQAYLLKKDDINKTAAEFVQALVDTSKDIKHSNNNKMEIDKTVLDESALNLLQMADFVNGGFGISPKFPNVSNLIFLLRYYHISGIEKFKEFVLLTCDKIIFGGIHDHLGGGFSRYSTDQKWLVPHFEKMLYDNALLVILFCEMYQISKDDIFRDTVEKTLDYILRELTNDQGVFYSAEDADSEGEEGKFYVWSKKEIISEINIPLHQDIFCEYFGITETGNFEGKNILSVKYSIDQLSKKYGLDVKEIKSIIDTYSTRLFNIREKRIRPQKDDKTILSWNALAISAFVKGYKITGKQKYLEAALNAVEFIEKKLKSTEGYLYRIYKKGEVKILAYLDDYSFYINALLDIVEVRTDSKYIDSACRYVDLALKHFWDIEDNNFNYTSNMHESLLIRTKMLYDLAVPSGNSVFVSNLIRLYHIKGKTDYLDKAEKMIKGSISSAIENPFGFGWLLSSIYLYIKKPIEITIFSKDSKYSKLTDEINKMFIPNGIISVLYEGNTSQDLYKFSLFKDKIQINKKPNSDFVLICKDFTCTPPITDLEEIKKILNSNS
- a CDS encoding serine/threonine protein kinase, whose translation is MTGFSNKVLLSSYKLADLLCYPKFDSVEYRDRINELRSLNIKFVILEGPTVLNSINILGKGNEGLVLKVRDFKNNTMAVKIKRTDSCRIAMENEFNFYKYVNLHNIGPSAYLHTKNMLLMECIEGLSARKWFFSSITKLDLVRRVILDILNQCFKLDVMGIDHGQLNKLDNHVIISHDGSKCTIVDFESASRNRKVNNVTSAIQGLFFRGPIAEQVKTIYNNTNMRSELQSLLTIYKKEKCRENFDSILSLIKCD
- the cca gene encoding CCA tRNA nucleotidyltransferase, whose amino-acid sequence is MNIHSLIERILIDSVPSTDEEERLIDCANSVRKKLDSYILEHNLEQYITDIVFGGSFAKGTWLKNETDIDIFLKFRYELDYDHFETLGKQIGMQSLTEYSPYLRYADHPYVEAVIEGIKVNIVPCFDVPFGKWKSAADRSPFHTSYMINHLNQQQKNQVRVLKRFLKALKIYGAEISVEGFSGYVCEVLISKFGSFLSTLEFFSKKFSNKMIISINENTVSLERTNVNHNSFAIILDPIDQNRNLGSAISARSVAIMIQASRRFLSNPSEKYFTSQNIFAVQNNLKNLLSSFILVIEFTYTNRPSDVIWGQLKKLTKSIIGFSESYGFKIFRSICSVNDKENHCVIALLLESTTISSLSLKVGPEILRINDVEKFAEANEKSPLKWIDNNSITKCILFRDHTNIKEYLKYVFENSPNLIGIPKGLKTDFLGSQNIYLLNQHPKLDLHVSNTISELITTDDRLF
- the thpR gene encoding RNA 2',3'-cyclic phosphodiesterase produces the protein MRTFIAIDILGVEKIVHYQNMILKQSESDKFSMRPIAKGNLHLTLKFLGEISDSEIKKIAENLRNLKFEPFEIRFTNAGCFPNLSNPRVIWLGLDKQSTDKLNILYDTITKLLDGINEFENKSQNNLSNKKTDFVPHLTIFRPKHQFNTLGSFNPNLLNVSHMEEVKHVKLKKSVLAPQGSIYSDLLTINAV
- a CDS encoding nucleoside monophosphate kinase encodes the protein MVSSNQLVICLTGMPGAGKSTVARFLQEFGFHSITMGDVIREKAIENNLPLDDYNLGELMKNFRKTHGNDIVAKLTVEKITNLENSEFIVVDGIRSYDEFIVLKSIGHVKLLSIHASPDIRYNHIRQRDRSDTPSNHENFLQRDEREMSVGISRAIALADESISNNNITVNELKEHVESIVKKWIDEYKNSKQENNITIH
- a CDS encoding RNA-binding domain-containing protein; its protein translation is MENNRIKVTIVASVNSTEDRQKVIFALNNIFPNSELIEKKNNISTKMDDLRVLEKIKEKIRSKKSLAVLQRILHNNYHMGNTWFLINKQAAFVDNVAIIENEDESPLGPIKISINGCNLEQIKEWFER
- a CDS encoding sulfurtransferase; amino-acid sequence: MNESFKQRNSKTKLLNKREKSKSSLLALDYICDIDTLRTLIKKNKVRVVDVRKKEEYKKGHIKTAVSLPLAELLSNDDPDSIVKILNNLGISDDTPVVVYDDTFGALASRVAWSFKFVGHSNVALLEVTYDNWKKLGLEIERKSNKYPKASHSMNIDYSIYADAAYIENAQNDKNKIIIDSRERLNFLTEHIPNSKNIPYTMLRSENSILRSPSELKRFIENRGIDSNHEIITYCGSVGTLSGLTFFALKAAGISNVKLYPKSFKEWKSLGKPKTEFKDANYWDLSAE
- a CDS encoding nitrite/sulfite reductase, giving the protein MIRIKVPGGEITPNQLEKIANLSESFSIGSAHVSTRQNIQLHWVQLEDVSEVFRGLAEVGLTSREACGNTIRNVMCSHFAGVCPNEPFDTTPYAKAIARFFLRNPICQNLPRKFKFNFSCCSEHGYVRIADVGLVPTVRDGVRGFRVYLGGGLGAASFIGHLLEEFTPESRLLSTSIATIRLYDRLGNRENLARNRMRYLVSEIGWEKFQELLLKERTLVEATISIPTKSTFEDFLKASETAATNPSTIPISTIGKKRKLPVITSESDNDPYTRWLHTNVVAQKQPGMFSVYISLGAGDITSNQLRVLAECIREFSLEKKARNTPQQNFLIRYIKADQLPKVFMKLSSSGLGNPGATTIVSTVGCSGTTSCNLAITNSHRLAKEIQSKFLELNIDKEKAFVGSTIKVSGCPNSCGQHEVATIGFYGGASRIATSMVPIYTMLFDGSTGENGELGKAVMRVPAKKVIDVILKIIDTFKKERTSGEKLNEWIHRISIGNGTGEVKNLEDMKKILLPIIELPALTSAPDFYKDYGNDTNFVAKTARGECAA